ATCAAATATATACGAGgcattttatgaatgatttcatatttgaattttttcctttgtttacTTATCGTTTAGTCTGTAAGATAATGCTTCAAGGCATTATCTTACAGACTAAACAATAATAAACTGACTTACCCTAGTGTATTAAGACCGGTATTTGTTTCTGACTACTTTTGCATTGAAAACTTTGGCCATAATTTCATGGAAAagtcttttgtatttttgtgtTGAATCTCTGTACCATCTAGCAGCTGCAatcattttaacaatattcCAGTTAGATATGAGCTAACCTGCATGCACTTATTCACATGCAATCTtatttgcacaatttttttcctcatcagCTCATTATctttgctaaaaatattgacataaacttaataaaacccTACCCTTACACAAAATGTTAGTCTTATCACTccaaattaagttatttttaattgacacagaattctattttaattatattttattaagttcttttattttatatataaacagGGCTGCCAACTATCTACGCTTTTcggaaaaatttcttctagtgaTAGCTAAGTTAGTGCTTTAAtgtatgattatttgttttataactttgatttaaagttattttccctACCACTTACCACTACGTgtgtaaataattcaaaagttcatatgaAACACCAGATAAATCCCAATCTTTCTAgtctatgaaattttttgtaaaaagcatAGTAGTTTGCAACCTTGTATAAATATGTATTCGTCATtatgaatttcatttataatatcaaattttttcctCTAAAGGTTTGACAAATCCAAAGCTTTCTACTGTGTTGCTCTTACAAAGTTTAGAAAATCTGAACAACTGATATAACTTGATATAGCTATGACTTGCAAATGCGAATCCAGAATACCAAGTGCGATATATTAAGtgtaagtttttgttttcatatttaattcaagATACTGCTCCTTTAATAACCAGTGAAATAAATAACCCAAAACCAAAATGCCAGCTATAAAAGACCTAAATATTGTCAAGATAGCTGTTGAGATGGATGATCTAATGCCACAACTTATGGAGTTCGACCAGAAGCGTCCTTTAGCTGCCATCATTCAAGACTTGTGTACAACGTGGGGTCTCACAGATCCTGATCAGTATGCTCTTCAATTTTCAGATAATGCTCATAAttacataactgaaaaaaatagaaatgacaTAAAGAATGGAAGTGTATTGAGATTAACCTTCTCTTCAACCAAAACAGctcaagaaattttagaaaaacttaacTATGGTGCAACAGATGAAAAGAAAACAGCCTTGAGAAGATTGGCTAGGTTATCTACTGATTACACTTTTGCACTTGAATTTATCAACAAGCAgggatctaattttttaatttctatgatTGAAGGAGGTAGCTTTACTGGAGAATTAATGGCACTTACTCTGCAATCATTTGTGGAGTTAATGGATCATGGCATTGTATCTTGGGACAATCtgcaagataaatttattagcaGAGTTGCAAATGAGGTGAATTCTCAAAGTTCAAATCAAGATGCTAGAGCATTACAGGCTTCTTTGGCCATCTTAGAATCTCTGGTTTTAAACAGCTCTGGCAAATATCCTCTCGTTGAACAAGAAGTCACATTGCCctttttaatcattcatttgCAATCCAGTTCACCTGAAATTCAACAAAATGCTATTGCACTGATAAATGCCTTATTTTTGAAAGCAGATCAAGCTAAAAGACGAACTGTGGCTGCCACATTAACATCCAAACAAATTAGAAATGTTATAATGACACATATAATACAATTACAACATGTTGGAGCAGAAATGGCACATCAATTATATGTACTTCAAACATTGTTGTTTAATTTGCTTGAAGAGAAGATGAAAAGGAAATTGGATCCACAAGATCCAGAAGCAAGAGAGAAAATCCTAGAATTGAGAAAAATAGCTTTTGATACTGAAACAGATATGAGTTCTCTACATCCTCCTAAGAAAGGTGGTGGTTATATAAAGGATTACAAGAAACTTGGCTTTAGAAATCATGTCAATCCTGCTgaagatttttctcaaataccTCCTGGTATGT
This window of the Parasteatoda tepidariorum isolate YZ-2023 chromosome 4, CAS_Ptep_4.0, whole genome shotgun sequence genome carries:
- the LOC107443161 gene encoding engulfment and cell motility protein 1, with the translated sequence MPAIKDLNIVKIAVEMDDLMPQLMEFDQKRPLAAIIQDLCTTWGLTDPDQYALQFSDNAHNYITEKNRNDIKNGSVLRLTFSSTKTAQEILEKLNYGATDEKKTALRRLARLSTDYTFALEFINKQGSNFLISMIEGGSFTGELMALTLQSFVELMDHGIVSWDNLQDKFISRVANEVNSQSSNQDARALQASLAILESLVLNSSGKYPLVEQEVTLPFLIIHLQSSSPEIQQNAIALINALFLKADQAKRRTVAATLTSKQIRNVIMTHIIQLQHVGAEMAHQLYVLQTLLFNLLEEKMKRKLDPQDPEAREKILELRKIAFDTETDMSSLHPPKKGGGYIKDYKKLGFRNHVNPAEDFSQIPPGMLALDNMIYFARNHTESYIRVVLENSCRADEHECPFGKTSIELTKLLCDILKIGEPPTEQGKTFYPMFFTHDNPFEEFFCICIVLLNKTWKEMRATTEDFAKVVSVVKEQITRALNTDPPPPALEKFRLKLATLTYNEITNLWQQERSNREEWESQAKPIVELREQITPDIRNLIQQQRLEYLCEGTMFTKYSNKGQRIKDKFWYCRLSPNHKVFHYGDCEENRGVPSMEELPHKLQVVEVKALVTGKECPHMKEVKRTKSTLSLAFSLIPDSDQEPLNFIAPNEKEFDLWTDGINALLGNKMISKETKNDLETLLSMDIKLRLLDTEGVDIPENPPPIPKDPPNYDFCYDFK